A window of the Cystobacter fuscus genome harbors these coding sequences:
- a CDS encoding carbohydrate ABC transporter permease, translated as MEKPTRQSAWLLVAPVLVAVAFSAVIPLMTVVNYSVQDILGPDQRVFVGTEWFRKVLRDPELHGALRRQLGFSLAVLALEIPLGVALALVLPKAGRAASASLVLVGLPLLIPFNVVGTIWQIFARGDIGLFGVAINALGISYNYTASALDAWLTVLLMDVWHWTPLVALLCYAGLQAIPEAYYQAARIDGATVWATFRYIQLPRLKGVLTIAVLLRFMDSFMIYTEPFVLTGGGPGNATTFLSQYLTRLAVGQFDLGPAAAFSLVYFLIVLLFSYVFYTAMTHQKEAR; from the coding sequence ATGGAGAAACCCACCCGACAGAGCGCCTGGCTCCTGGTCGCCCCCGTGTTGGTGGCCGTCGCCTTCAGCGCCGTCATTCCCCTCATGACGGTGGTGAACTACTCGGTGCAGGACATCCTGGGCCCCGACCAGCGCGTCTTCGTGGGCACGGAGTGGTTCCGCAAGGTGCTGAGGGATCCCGAGCTGCATGGCGCGCTGCGCCGGCAACTGGGCTTCTCGCTGGCGGTGCTGGCGCTGGAGATTCCCCTGGGCGTGGCGCTCGCGCTCGTGCTGCCCAAGGCGGGACGGGCCGCGTCGGCGAGCCTCGTGCTGGTGGGCCTGCCGCTGCTCATCCCCTTCAACGTGGTGGGCACCATCTGGCAGATCTTCGCCCGGGGCGACATCGGCCTGTTCGGCGTGGCCATCAACGCGCTGGGCATCTCCTACAACTACACGGCGAGCGCCCTGGACGCCTGGCTCACGGTGCTGCTCATGGATGTCTGGCATTGGACACCCCTGGTGGCGCTCTTGTGCTACGCGGGCCTGCAAGCCATTCCCGAGGCCTACTATCAGGCGGCGCGCATCGACGGCGCCACGGTGTGGGCCACGTTCCGCTACATCCAACTGCCACGGCTCAAGGGCGTGCTGACCATCGCGGTGCTGCTGCGCTTCATGGACAGCTTCATGATCTACACCGAGCCCTTCGTGCTCACCGGCGGCGGGCCCGGCAACGCCACCACGTTCCTGAGCCAGTACCTCACGCGGCTCGCGGTGGGCCAGTTCGACCTGGGCCCGGCGGCGGCCTTCTCGCTCGTCTACTTCCTCATCGTGTTGCTCTTCAGCTACGTCTTCTACACCGCCATGACCCACCAGAAGGAGGCGCGATGA
- a CDS encoding ABC transporter ATP-binding protein, protein MARIELRGVAHAYRPSPTTDADYALRPLELVWEDGGAYALLGPSGCGKTTLLNIISGLLRPSRGQVLFDGVDVTAAPPQQRNIAQVFQFPVIYDTMSVHENLAFPLRNRGMSPGEARARVEEVAELLELTGDLPRRASGLSADMKQRVSLGRGLVRRDVAAILLDEPLTVIDPHVKWLLRRKLKQVHEQLKMTLVYVTHDQVEALTLADRVVVMNQGRVVQVGTPRELFERPLDTFVGYFIGSPGMNLLPCAVEDGAVVVEGQRLALDAGVCARARTAGGELQLGIRPEFLRRVPEGTPSSVRVEVTQVEDLGRHKLATARLGTQTLKVRLPEDERVAPGETCWLELPPPWTTLYAAGRAVS, encoded by the coding sequence ATGGCCAGGATTGAGCTTCGCGGCGTCGCCCACGCCTACCGCCCCTCGCCCACCACCGACGCGGACTACGCGCTGCGTCCCCTCGAGCTCGTCTGGGAGGACGGAGGCGCCTACGCGCTCCTCGGCCCTTCGGGCTGCGGGAAGACGACGCTGCTCAACATCATCTCCGGGCTCTTGAGGCCCTCGCGCGGCCAGGTGCTCTTCGATGGCGTGGACGTCACCGCCGCCCCGCCCCAGCAGCGCAACATCGCCCAGGTGTTCCAGTTCCCGGTCATCTACGACACGATGAGCGTGCACGAGAACCTGGCCTTCCCGCTGCGCAACCGGGGCATGAGCCCGGGCGAGGCGCGCGCGCGGGTGGAGGAGGTCGCGGAGCTGCTGGAGCTCACCGGCGACCTGCCCCGGCGCGCCAGCGGCCTGTCCGCGGACATGAAGCAGCGCGTGTCGCTCGGCCGGGGGCTCGTGCGCCGGGACGTGGCGGCCATCCTCCTGGACGAGCCCCTGACGGTCATCGACCCGCACGTGAAGTGGCTCCTGCGCCGCAAGCTCAAGCAGGTGCACGAGCAGTTGAAGATGACGCTGGTGTACGTGACGCACGATCAGGTGGAGGCGCTGACGCTCGCGGACCGGGTGGTGGTGATGAACCAGGGCCGGGTGGTGCAGGTGGGCACGCCGCGCGAGCTGTTCGAGCGCCCGCTGGACACCTTCGTCGGCTACTTCATCGGCAGCCCGGGCATGAACCTCCTGCCGTGCGCGGTGGAGGACGGCGCGGTGGTGGTGGAAGGACAGCGGCTCGCGCTGGACGCGGGTGTGTGCGCGCGGGCGCGGACGGCCGGGGGCGAGTTGCAGCTCGGCATCCGGCCCGAGTTCCTCCGGCGCGTCCCCGAGGGCACGCCCTCCTCGGTGCGCGTCGAGGTGACGCAGGTGGAGGACCTGGGACGGCACAAGCTGGCCACGGCGCGGCTGGGCACCCAGACGCTCAAGGTGCGGCTGCCCGAGGACGAGCGGGTCGCCCCCGGAGAGACCTGCTGGTTGGAGCTGCCTCCTCCCTGGACGACGCTGTACGCCGCGGGCCGCGCCGTCTCCTGA